A region of the Lysobacter sp. K5869 genome:
CCACGCTGACCGGCATGTTCTTCTTGACCTTGCCGCGCTGGATGCGGCCGATGCCGATCAGGCCGACGAAGTTGCTGTAGTCGAGCTGGCTGATGCGCATCTGGAACGGGCCGTCGAGATCGACTTCCGGCGGCGGGACGTGCTTCATGATCGCTTCGTACAGCGGGGTCATGTCGCCCGAGCGCGCGGCGTCGTCGAGGCTGGCGTAGCCGTGCAGCGCCGAGGCGTAGACGATCGGGAAGTCGAGCTGCTCGTTGGTGGCGCCGAGCTTGTCGAACAGGTCGAACACCTGGTCGATGACCCAATCCGGACGCGCGCCCGGGCGGTCGATCTTGTTGACCACGACGATCGGCTTGAAGCCCATCGCGAAGGCCTTCTGGGTGACGAAGCGGGTCTGCGGCATCGGGCCGTCCATCGCGTCGACCAGGATCAGCACCGAGTCGACCATCGACAGCACGCGCTCGACCTCGCCGCCGAAGTCGGCGTGGCCCGGGGTGTCGACGATGTTGATGCGGTTGCCCTGCCAGGTGATGGCGGTGTTCTTGGCCAGGATGGTGATGCCGCGTTCTTTTTCCTGGTCGTTGCTGTCCATCGCGCGCTCGGCCAGCACCGTGCGCTCGGACAGGGTGCCCGACTGCTTCAACAGACAGTCGACGAGGGTGGTCTTGCCATGGTCGACGTGGGCGACGATGGCGATATTGCGCAGGCGTTCGATGGACATGCGAGAGGACGCCGGAAGGCGCCTAGATGTTGGAAGGAAGCCGGCCATTATACGGGGCAAATGCGGCAAACGCCTGTGCGGGCGGGGATTTTTGTTCAGGGGGCTGAGGGACTGAACGGGGGCGCGCCGGGTTTGGGGGTCACCCTGTAGGAGCGGCGTGAGCCGCGACCCGGCGACGCCGGACCGAAACCCGCGAAAAACGCGCCGTTTCCTGGAAACGCTGGCGCCCGGCTCGGATCTCTTCGGGCGATGCGAAAGGCGGGCCCGGCCGGGGGGCGGGGTCTCGGGGCGGCCGTTGCGGTTGCAGGGGCCGGGCTTTGGGCGGTCGCGGCTTACGCCGCTCCTACGGGCTTCGGGCGGGCGGCGCGTCGATCGGCGCTTCGGTACCCTTGTGGATCGGCTCCGCCGCCGCCATCTCGGCCAGCGACGAGTCACCCCCATCCCCATCGCCCCCTCTGGAGCACGTTGCATGAGCCTGATCGCCACTTTCGACACCTCGCGCGGCCCGATCCGCGTCGAACTCGCCGCCGAGAAGGCGCCGCTGACCGTCGCCAACTTCGTCAATCTGGCCCAGCGCGGCTTCTACGACGGCCTGAACTTCCACCGCGTGATCCCGAACTTCATGATCCAGGGCGGCTGCCCCCAGGGCACCGGCACCGGCGGCCCGGGCTACCGCTTCGAGGACGAGACCCGCAACGGCCTGGGCCACCAGCGCGGCGTGCTGTCGATGGCCAACGCCGGCCCGGGCACCAACGGCAGCCAGTTCTTCATCACCCACATCGTCTGCGACTGGCTCGACGGCAAGCACACCGTGTTCGGCAAGGTGCTGGAAGGCCAGGAGATCGTCGACACCGTGCAGCAGGGCGACAAGATCAACTCGGTCAAGATCGAGGGCGACACCGCCGCCGTGCTGGCCGCCAAGGCCGAGCGCGTGGCCGAGTGGAACAAGGTGCTCGACGCCCAGGCGCGTCCGTAAGCCGGTTTTCCGCCGGTCCGTCCGTTCGCCGCGCGCGGCGGACGCGGCGGCGGCGAGGTGTTTCAGCAAAGGCGGCCGTTCGGCCGCCTTTGCCGTTTTCGGGCGGCGCCCCGCGCAGGGGTGGTTCAGCCGATTCGCCGAGTGGCGCGAGTCCAGGCGGTCGAGGCGATCCGCCGCCGCCGTGGCTGATCCGCCGAGGCGCGCGCTGGCGCTCCGCCGCCGCGCTCGTCCCGCCGCCGCCGCCCGCCGGGCGAAGCCGCCGATCCGGCAAGCCCGGCCGCCGCATCGCGCACGCCGGCGGACCGGCCCCGGTGCGGCCTGCGCGTGGCCGGCGCGCCGGCCCGGCGGTGCCGCTGTGCTACCATTTTGCGGCTCGAAGCAGCGGTAATCGCGGCGCTTTCCGCAAGCCGCCGCCCGGCGCCTGCGCGCGCCGCGCCGCTGCTTCCGGCGCCGTCCATCCTCGCTCCGTCGTACACCACCCCACGAGGTTTACACGATGCCCCAGCTCGCCCGGCGCATCGGTCGCGCCAAGCCCAGCGCGATCATGCAGGTTGCCGAAAAGGCCAAGCGGCTCAAGGCCGAAGGCCGCGACATCATCAGCTTCTCCATCGGCGTCCCCAACTTCCTGCCCGGCGATCACGTCTACGCCGCCGTGCGCGAAGCGCTGGCCAAAGACAGCGGCCAGTACGGCAGCAACCGCGGCGCCGACGCGCTGCTGGACGCGTTCATCGAACACATGGGCAAGGTCGGCCTGACCGGCTACGGCCGCGTCAACTGCGCGACCGGCATCGGCGCCAAGCACGTCATCTACAACATCGCCGAAGCGCTGCTCGACGAAGGCGACACCATCGTCTTCCCGACCCCGTACTGGACCAGCTATCTCGACATCGCCGAGATCGTCAACGCCAAGATCGACCTGCTGCCGTGCCCGGCCTCGCAGGACTACAAGCTCACCCCGGAACAGCTCGACGCCGCACTGGCGAAGAAGCCGCGCGTGTTCTTGTTCAACAATCCCTCGAACCCGACCGGCATGGTCTATTCGAAGGAAGAGATCGACGCGCTGGCCGCGGTGCTCGTCAAGTACCCGGACACCTGGGTCATCACCGACGACATCTACAACCGCATGGTGTTCGACGGCCTGGGCTACCACAACTTCGTGCACTCGCGTCCCGAGCTGCGCGACCGGGTGATCTTCATCGACTCGTTGTCCAAGACCTACGGCATGCCGGGTTGGCGCGTGGGCTTCATGGCCGGTCCGGAAGCCGTCGCCCAGGCGGTGACGACGATGAACTCCAACCACATCACCAACGTGCCGGAGATCGTCACCGCCGCCGCGGTCGCCGCGCTGTCGGGCCCGCAGGACGTGCCGACGCAGAAGTGCGCCGAATTCCAGGCCAAGCGCGATCAGGTCATGGCGGTGATGAACGCGATTCCCGGCGTGGTCTGCCCGCGTCCGCAGGGCGCGTTCTACGTGTTCCCGGACATCAGCGTCGCCTTCGGCAAGACCCATCAGCCCAGCGGCCTGAAGATCGGCAACGACATGGACCTGTGCAACGCGCTGCTGGAAACCAAGGGCGTGGCCTGCGTGCCGGGCTCGGCGTTCGGCGAGCCGCGCGCGCTGCGCATCAGCTACACCTGTCCGACCCCGCAGCTGGCCCCCGGCCTGCAGCGGTTCCAGGAGTTCTTCGCCGAGCTCGCCTGAGCCCGGCGAAGCCGCCCGCCCGCGACGAGAAGGACGAGGTCATGCGCGTCACCACCGTGTTGTTCGTCGTGGCCGCGCTCGCCGTGGGTGCGGTCGGCGCCAAGTTCGCCATGAGCGGCGGCCTGCCGCAGCAGTGGTTCGGCTCGCGTCCGGCGCAACTCGCGCCGGACGATCCGCGCCACACCACCGGCGACAAGCGCATCGTCATGCTCGCCGCGCAGTGGTGCGGCTATTGCGAAAAACTGCGCAAGGACTTCGAACTCGCCGAGGTGCGCTACACCCTGATCGACGTCGACACCGAGCAGGGCCAGCGCGCCATGGCCGCGGTCGGCGCGCGCGGCGTGCCGGTCACCATCGTCGGCCAGGACATCGTCTACGGCTACAACCCCGACCAGATCAAGGACAAGCTCGCGCCGCTCGGCTACCGGCTGTAACGGCGCGCGTCCTCCAACTACTAGCGGGCTCCGCGCCCGCCTCAACGTTCACTAGCGAAGGAAACACCTCGATGAAGACTCCCGTCCGCGTTGCCGTCACCGGCGCAGCCGGCCAGATCGGCTACTCGCTGCTGTTCCGCATCGCCTCCGGCGAAATGCTCGGCAAGGACCAGCCGGTGATCCTGCAGCTGCTGGAACTGCCGCTGGAGAAGGCCCAGGCCGCGCTCAAGGGCGTGATCATGGAACTGGAAGACTGCGCGTTCCCGCTGCTGGCCGGCATCGTCGGCACCGACGACGCGGAAGTGGCGTTCAAGGACGCCGACATCGCCCTGCTGGTCGGCGCGCGTCCGCGCGGCCCGGGCATGGAGCGCAAGGACCTGCTGCTGGAGAACGCCAAGATCTTCACCGCCCAGGGCGCCGCGCTGAACAAGGTCGCCTCGCGCAACGTCAAGGTGCTGGTGGTCGGCAACCCGGCCAACACCAACGCCTACATCGCCATGAAGTCGGCGCCGGATCTGCCGGCGAAGAACTTCACCGCGATGCTGCGCCTGGACCACAACCGCGCGCTGAGCCAGCTCGCCGCCAAGGCCGGCGTCGCCGTGGGCGACATCGAGAACCTGATCGTGTGGGGCAACCACAGCCCGACCATGTATCCGGACTACCGCTTCGCCAAGGCCGGCGGCGCGTCGCTGAAGGACAAGATCAACGACGCCGCCTGGAACGCCGACACCTTCATCCCGCAGGTCGGCAAGCGCGGCGCGGCGATCATCGAAGCGCGCGGCCTGTCCTCGGCCGCCTCGGCCGCCAACGCCGCCATCGACCACATCCGCGACTGGGTGCTGGGCAGCGACGGCAAGTGGGTGACCATGGGCGTGCCGTCGGACGGCAGCTACGGCATCCCGGAAGGCGTCATGTACGGCGTGCCGGTGATCACCGCCAACGGCGAATACACCCGCGTGGAAGGCCTGGAAGTCGACGAGTTCAGCCGCAAGGCCATGGACAAGACCCTGGCTGAGCTGGAAGAAGAGCGCGCCGGCGTCGCCCACCTGCTGGGCTGATCGGCTCGCAGCAGCGATGCATGAACGGGGCGGCTTCGGCCGCCCCGTTCGTTTTTGCGAGGACGGATCCGGCGCCGATGCGGCTGCCGCCGCGCGAACGCAGCGGCTCCGATGTTTTCGGGCGGGTAGGCCGCGTCCCGCGAGCGAAGCTTCGGTACGGATGGGTTTTCCGCCGCGACGGGCGCGCATTCCAGGCCCGACGATCGAGGCCGCCGACGCGCGGCCGGAGCGTGTAGGATCGGACCCGCTTTCCACTGGGACTCCTCATGGCCGACGCCGCCCTGCGCCTTCTGATCGCCGACGACCACCCGATGTTCCGGGCGGCGCTGCGCTACGCGCTGGGCGAGATCGCGCCGAACGCGCACGTGGTCGAGGTCGCCAGCCAAAGCGCGCTGGAAGCGGCGATCGGCAGCGGCGAGGCCTTCGATCTGGCCATGCTCGATCTGATGATGCCCGGCGCGATGGGCTTCTCCTCGCTGGTGTACGCGCGCGGCGAACGGCCCGAGTTGCCGGTGGTGATCATTTCCTCCAACGAACACCCGCGCACGATCCGCCGCGCGCAGCAGTTCGGTGCGTCGGGCTTCGTGCCCAAGTCGGCGCCGGCGGCGGTGCTGGGCGAAGCGGTCGGCGCGGTGCTGGCCGGCAACGTCTGGTTCCCGCCGCAGCAGGCCGAGCGCGACGAAGGCGACGCGCAGTTGGCCGACCGTTTGGCGCAGCTGACGCCGCAGCAGATGCGGGTGTTGTTGCGTTTGGCCGACGGATTGCTCAACAAGCAGATCGCTTACGAGCTGTCGTTGGCGGAGAACACGGTGAAGATTCACGTCACCGCGATCCTGCGCAAGCTCGGTTGCCATTCGCGCACGCAGGCCGCGGTGTTGGTGAAGGGGCTGGCGTTGGAGGACGAGGGCGGCGTGCACGATGGGGCGAGCGGGTTGGCGTAGCCGCGTTGCGGGTAGCGTCGTGAGCGAAGGGTCGTGGTCGCGGCTTGCGCCGCTCCTACAGGGCTTCGATGCCGCAACGCAGCGACTGTAGGAGCGGCGCGAGCCGCGACCGCGACACCTCGCTAACGTCGCAACCTCATTCCCCGCGCCCGACCAACCGCGACGCCAACGCCCGCAACGCCGCCGGCTTCAACGGCTTCGGCAGGAAATGCCAATCGCGCTCCGCCGCGCGCGGCCGCAGCGTCGGATCGGCGTCGGCCGACATCAACACCACCGGCGGCAATCGCTTCCACTTGGCTTCCAGCTGCGTACCGAGCTCGAAGCCGGTGCTCTCGCCCAATCGGTAATCGAGCAGCAGCAGATCCGGCGGCGGTTGCGCGTCGGCGTGGGTCAGCGCTTCGGCCGCGCTGGCGGCGCCGTCGGCGAGGCAACCCCAATCGCTCAGCAACCGCAGCGCGGCCTGGCGCGAATGCAGATCGTCGTCGATCACCCAGACCTTGCGGCCGCGCAGCGGCGAATCGGGATCGGCGGTGGCCGCGGCGGGGTGGATCGTCGGCGCGACCGGCGCCGCTTCGGCCTCGGTCTCGCGCGCATACGGCGCCTCGACCGAAAACACGCTGCCGTGCCCGGGCCAGGAGCGCACCGCGACGCGATGGCCGAGCAGGCGCGCCACCCGCCGCACGATCGCCAGACCCAAGCCGGCGCCGCGCTGCGGCGCGTCCGCGCCGGTGTCCAGGCGCTGGAATTCCTCGAAGATCAGCTCGCGCTTGTTCTCGGCGATGCCCGGCCCGCTGTCCCACACCTCGATCCGCACGCCGCCGCGCAGCCGCCGCGCGCCGAGCACGATGCGGCCGTCGCGCGGAGTGAATTGCATCGCGTTGGAGACGAAGTTCTGCAGGATCCGCCGCAGCAGCACTTCGTCGCTGTCGACCCGCACGCGAGTGGGCAGCACGTGCAGGCGCAGCCCGCGCGCCTGGGCGAGGATGCGGAACTGGCTGTCGATGGCGGCGAACACCCGCGCCAGCGGCAGCGCCGCGCGCCGCACTTCCAGCGCGCCGGATTCCAGGCGCGAAATGTCGAGCAGGCTGGAGAGGATGTCGTCCTGCGCCGCCAACGCCGCTTCGATGTGATCGGCCAGCTCGCGCCCCTCGACGTCGTCCACGCGCCGGCGCAGCGACGATAGGTACATGCGCGCGGCGTTGAGCGGCTGCAGCAGATCGTGCACCGCGGCGGCGACGAAGCGGGTCTTGGAGCGGTTGGCGCGCTCGGCCTCGCCCTTGGCCGCCTGCAGGTCGCTGGTGCGCTGTTCGATGCCGCGTTCCAGACTGTCGGCGAGCGTGCGCAGATCGCGCGCGGCCTGCTTGTAGGCGGTGATGTCGGCGTAGCTGGTGACGAAGCCGCCGTCGGGCATCGGGTTGCCGCGGATTTCGATCACGGTGCCGTCGGGGCGCTCGCGTTCGTGCAGATACGGCTGGCCGCGCAGCAGATGATCGAGACGGCGCTTGATCGCTTCTTCCGGATCGGCGCCGAGCAAGCCGCGCTTGGCGTTGAAGCGGATCAGGTCCTCGATCGGCCGGCCGACCTGCAGCAACTCGGGCGGATAGCGGAACAGTTCGCCGTAACGCTGATTCCAGGCGACCAAGCGCAACTGCGCATCGACCACGCTGACGCCTTGCGGCAAATGCTCCAGGCTCTGGCCTTCGCCCATGCTCGCCTGCCGCGCCGCGTGCACGAGGCCGTCCTGCGCGTTGCGCAGCGCTTCGGCGTGGTGTTCGACCATGCGTTCGAGTTCCTGCCGGCTGCGCAGGCGCAGCGCGGCGATGCGGCCGCGCTGGATCAGCAGCAGCGCCACTGCCACCGCCAGCAGCCACGCGCCGGCGGCGACCGCGCGCGCGATCCAGGCGGTGCGGATGCTCGGGGTGACGTCGCGCAGCAGGTGCAAGGTCCAGTCCTCGCGCGCCAGATGCAGCGACTGCCACAGCATCGGCTCGCGCAGGCGCGGTTCGCGCCAGCGCACCACGCGCGCGCCGCCGTCGATTTCGCGCTGTACTTCGAACGCGGCCGGGCGCAGGCGCTGGCTCTGGTATTGGCGGGTCTCGCGCAGTTCGGTCTGCTCAGCCGGCGACAGCGCGTGCAGCATGCGGTAGCGCCACAGCGGCTGCGCCGACAGGAACACCACGCCGTGGTTGTCGCTGAGCAGGACCAGATCGCCGCGTTCGCTCCAGTCCGAGCGGATGTCTTCCAACTCGACCTTCACCGCCACCGCGCCGACCGCGCCGCCGCGCTCGTCGCGCACCGCGCGGGCGATGAAATGGCCGGGGATGCCGGTGGTGACGCCGATGGCGTAGAACTCGCCGGCGCCGCGTGCCATCGCCTGCTGGAAGTACGGACGGAACGCGTAGGAGTAGCCGACGTTGCTGTTGGGCTGGTCCCAGTTGCTCGCCGCCAAGCCGGTGCCGCTGCGGTCGATCAACGTCAGCGTGCTGGTGCGGTTGGCGAAGTTGAGCTGCACCAGCCGCTCGTTGGCGCGCTGGCGCTGCGCGGTGTCGTTGGGGTTGGCGAGCGTGGCGCGCAATTGCGGATCCAGCGACAGCACCGCCGGCATGATCCGGTAACGGTCGATGTGCTGCTCGATCACCTGCGCGCGCTGCGCGAGCAGGGCGCTGGCTTCGCCGGCCTGCCGCTGCAGCGCCTGCGCGTAGGCGATGCGTCCGGCGACCAGCGCCGACAGCAGCATGCCGGCGAGGATCAGGACGATCCAGGCGGCGGTCTGGAGCTGGCGGCGGCGGTGGTGGAGCATGGGGGCGGAAGCGGGGTTGGGGGTAGGGGTTGGGGAACTGAAGGGGCGCGGGTTCGGCGAGATTAGCGGGACTGGGGTGAGATGGCGGTCAATCGACAGCGCGCCGATCGCGACGGACGTGATGCCCGCCGCGCTTCGACATAGCGCGTCGCGCCTCCAGTTCCCCAACCCCTAACCCCCAACCCCGCTTCGGCTTCAGAACTGCACCTGCGCCCGCACCTCCACCACATCCGGATCCGCCGCCAGCAATCCCTTATCCGCCTTCACATGCACGTAGTTGGCCTGGAACTTGAAGTGGGTGGTGAGGTACCAGTTCGCGCCGACGGTCCAATCGCGTTGCTTGCCGCCGGCGATGCCGCCGTCGTCGAGGTCGAGCTGGCCGTAGCGCGCCAGCAGCTCGACCGCGCCATAGCCGTGCGCGGGCTTGATGTTGGCGACGTTGTTGCCGCTGTAGGGCCGGGTTTCGCCGGTGACCACCCAGCTGCCGGTGACGTAGTAGCCGTCGGCGGTGAAATCGCGCTGGCCGTTGTTGCGTTGCGCGGTCGCGCGCAGGTACTCGGCCTGCACCGACCACGGCCCGTCGATCCACAGCGCTTCCAGACCGTTGCGCACGATCTTGTCGGTCTCGCGCAGGCTGCCCGAATCGACCAGCCGCACCGCGGTCAGGCCGTTGAGCGGACGCGCGCGGAAGCGCGCGGCGGGGCCGAAGTAAGCGCCGCGGCCGTCGGTGAAGCCGTGCGGGTTTTCGACCGAGCCGGTCAGGCCCAGATGCAGCACCCGGTCTTTTTCCTTGATCGGCGTCCACACCGCACGCCCGGCGGCGGTGGTGCCCGGGTTGTCGCCCTGCAGGTCGTGGCCGAAGAAATACCCGGCGGTCAGCGCATAGCGCGGCCGTTCGATCGACCACTCCACGCCGGTGCGGCGGCCTTCGAAGATCGCCTGCGAGGCGGCGGACAGTTCCATCATGCTCGCGGTGCGCGAAGCGGCGACGCTCTCCATGCTCACCGGCGTCTTGAAGTAGCCGACGCGGACCTTGCCGTAGTCGGCGCCGAACAGCGCTTTGGTTTCCAGGCGCAGGGCCACGTCGAGCCACAGCTTGGACTCGAAGTCGAACACCGCGGTGAAGTCGTAGACGTCCTTCTTCTTCAGGTTCATGCCGAACTCGCGGCGGCGGTAGTGGCCGTCGTCCTTGAGCCGGGTCGCGGCGGTGCCGTAGCCGTCGCCGTCGAAATCGACGACGTCGTAGGCCCAGTTGGCCGTGGCGGAAATTTCGGTGCCGTCGGAGAAAGCGTATTTGGTCGGCCAGTCGTCGAAGCTGCCGGCGTGGGCGGCGGGCGCGAGCGCGTACAGGGCGAGTGCGAGCGGGGAAGCGGCGAAGGCGAAGCGGGCGTTGCGCATGGTCGGGCTCCAGGTTCGTCGGTGCCGTCCTGGCAGCAGAACTCCGCGCCGGACGCGCGCGGCGTCCGGCTGGGGAAGGGAAGGCGGATCGCGGCGGCCCGCGCGCGGGCCGGCGTTTCAAGCGATGCGGATCAGGCCTTGTCGGCCAGCGGAGCGTGGTGATCCGACGGCAGGTCGGCATCGAGATCGGTCGCGCTCGGCGGATTGAGCAGCTCGCGGTTGAGCTTGTCGCGATCGAGTTCGTTCTCCCAGCGCGCCACCACCACGGTGGCCACGCCGTTGCCGATGATGTTGGTCAGCGCGCGCGCCTCGCTCATGAAACGGTCGATGCCGAGGATCAGCGCGAGGCCCGCGACCGGCACCGCCGGCACCACGTGCAAGGTCGCCGCCAAGGTGATGAAGCCCGCGCCGGTGACGCCCGAGGCGCCCTTCGAGGTCAGCATCGCCACCGCCAGCAAGGTGATTTCCTGGGTGAGGGTGAGCTCCACGCCCAGCGCCTGGGCGACGAAGATCGCCGCCATGGTCAGGTAGATGTTGGTGCCGTCGAGGTTGAACGAATAACCGCTCGGCACGACCAGGCCCACCACCGGCTTGGAGCAGCCCAGCCGTTCGAGCTTGCGCATCAGCGGCACCAGCGCCGATTCCGACGACGAGGTGCCCAGCACCAGCAGCAGTTCGTCGCGGATGTAGCGGATGAAACGGATGATGCTGAAGCCGGTGAAGCGCGCGATCAGGCCCAGCACGATCAGCACGAACAGCGCGCAGGTCAGGTAGAAGCTGCCCATCAGCTTCATCAGCGGGCCGAGCGCGCCGACGCCGAATTCGCCGATGGTGAAGGCCATCGCCGCGCCGGCGCCGATTGGCGCGAGCTTCATGATCATGCTCATGATGCCGAAGAACACCTTCGACAGCGGTTCGAGCAAATCCATCACCTTCTCGCCGGTCTTGCCCATGTGCAGCAGCGAGAAACCGAACAGCACCGCGAGCAGCAGCACCTGCAGCAGGCTGCCGTCGCCGGTGAAGGCGTCGGTGAAGGTCTTGGGGATGATGTGCAGCAGGAAGTCGACCGTGCTCTGCTGCTCGGCCTTGTGCGCGTAGTCGGTGGCCTTGGCCACCAGCGCCGGGTCGAGCTTGGCCGGATCGGCGTTGAAGCCGACGCCGGGCTTGAGCGTGTTGACCACCAGCAAGCCGATCAGCAAGGCGATGGTGGAGACCACTTCGAAATACAGGATCGCCTTGACGCCCACGCGCCCGACTTTCTTGACGTCGGCGACGCCGGCGATGCCGAGCACCACGGTCAGGAAGATGATCGGGCCGATCAGCATCTTGATCAGCGCGATGAAGCCGTCGCCCAGCGGTTTGAGCTTGACCCCGAATTCGGGGAAGAAATGCCCGATCAGGCCGCCGAGGACGATGGCGCCGACCACCCAGAGATAGAAGTGCGAGCCGGATTTTTTCATGGTGGGCGTCGGGCCAAGAGTGAGGGAGAAGGGGCGGGGAGCGAGCGCTCAGTCGCGGTCGATGGTCGAGTGCTTGCGCGTGTCGGGCATCAGCGCGTAAACCAGCAGCGAGCACAAAATGCAGGCGCTGACGTACCAGAAGAAGCCGGTTTCCAGGCCGATCTTCTTGAACCACAGCGCCACCGGCTCGGCGGTGCCGCCGAACAGGGCGACGGTGAGCGCGTAGGGCAGGCCGACGCCGAGCGCGCGGATCTCGACCGGGAACAGTTCCGCCTTCACCACCGCGTTGATCGCGGTGTAGCCGCTGACCGCGGCGAGCAGGATCATGATCAGCCAGAACGCTTCCATCGGCGTTTGCGCGCCGCGGATCCAATGCATCACCGGCACGGTCAGGATCGTGCCGAGCACGCCGAAGGCGATCAGGATCGGGCGCCGGCCGATGCGGTCGGACAGCGCGCCCACCAGCGGTTGCAGCAGCATGTAGACGAACAAGGTGCCGGCGTTGATGAGCGAGGCGGTTTCCTTGTCGAAGCCGGTGCTGATGGTGAGGAACTTCAGCATGTAGTTGGTGTAGGTGTAGAACGCCAGCGTGCCGCCCATGGTCAGGCCGACCACGGTCAGC
Encoded here:
- a CDS encoding glutaredoxin family protein, with translation MRVTTVLFVVAALAVGAVGAKFAMSGGLPQQWFGSRPAQLAPDDPRHTTGDKRIVMLAAQWCGYCEKLRKDFELAEVRYTLIDVDTEQGQRAMAAVGARGVPVTIVGQDIVYGYNPDQIKDKLAPLGYRL
- a CDS encoding porin; the encoded protein is MRNARFAFAASPLALALYALAPAAHAGSFDDWPTKYAFSDGTEISATANWAYDVVDFDGDGYGTAATRLKDDGHYRRREFGMNLKKKDVYDFTAVFDFESKLWLDVALRLETKALFGADYGKVRVGYFKTPVSMESVAASRTASMMELSAASQAIFEGRRTGVEWSIERPRYALTAGYFFGHDLQGDNPGTTAAGRAVWTPIKEKDRVLHLGLTGSVENPHGFTDGRGAYFGPAARFRARPLNGLTAVRLVDSGSLRETDKIVRNGLEALWIDGPWSVQAEYLRATAQRNNGQRDFTADGYYVTGSWVVTGETRPYSGNNVANIKPAHGYGAVELLARYGQLDLDDGGIAGGKQRDWTVGANWYLTTHFKFQANYVHVKADKGLLAADPDVVEVRAQVQF
- a CDS encoding peptidylprolyl isomerase translates to MSLIATFDTSRGPIRVELAAEKAPLTVANFVNLAQRGFYDGLNFHRVIPNFMIQGGCPQGTGTGGPGYRFEDETRNGLGHQRGVLSMANAGPGTNGSQFFITHIVCDWLDGKHTVFGKVLEGQEIVDTVQQGDKINSVKIEGDTAAVLAAKAERVAEWNKVLDAQARP
- a CDS encoding response regulator transcription factor, producing the protein MADAALRLLIADDHPMFRAALRYALGEIAPNAHVVEVASQSALEAAIGSGEAFDLAMLDLMMPGAMGFSSLVYARGERPELPVVIISSNEHPRTIRRAQQFGASGFVPKSAPAAVLGEAVGAVLAGNVWFPPQQAERDEGDAQLADRLAQLTPQQMRVLLRLADGLLNKQIAYELSLAENTVKIHVTAILRKLGCHSRTQAAVLVKGLALEDEGGVHDGASGLA
- a CDS encoding PAS-domain containing protein, which encodes MLHHRRRQLQTAAWIVLILAGMLLSALVAGRIAYAQALQRQAGEASALLAQRAQVIEQHIDRYRIMPAVLSLDPQLRATLANPNDTAQRQRANERLVQLNFANRTSTLTLIDRSGTGLAASNWDQPNSNVGYSYAFRPYFQQAMARGAGEFYAIGVTTGIPGHFIARAVRDERGGAVGAVAVKVELEDIRSDWSERGDLVLLSDNHGVVFLSAQPLWRYRMLHALSPAEQTELRETRQYQSQRLRPAAFEVQREIDGGARVVRWREPRLREPMLWQSLHLAREDWTLHLLRDVTPSIRTAWIARAVAAGAWLLAVAVALLLIQRGRIAALRLRSRQELERMVEHHAEALRNAQDGLVHAARQASMGEGQSLEHLPQGVSVVDAQLRLVAWNQRYGELFRYPPELLQVGRPIEDLIRFNAKRGLLGADPEEAIKRRLDHLLRGQPYLHERERPDGTVIEIRGNPMPDGGFVTSYADITAYKQAARDLRTLADSLERGIEQRTSDLQAAKGEAERANRSKTRFVAAAVHDLLQPLNAARMYLSSLRRRVDDVEGRELADHIEAALAAQDDILSSLLDISRLESGALEVRRAALPLARVFAAIDSQFRILAQARGLRLHVLPTRVRVDSDEVLLRRILQNFVSNAMQFTPRDGRIVLGARRLRGGVRIEVWDSGPGIAENKRELIFEEFQRLDTGADAPQRGAGLGLAIVRRVARLLGHRVAVRSWPGHGSVFSVEAPYARETEAEAAPVAPTIHPAAATADPDSPLRGRKVWVIDDDLHSRQAALRLLSDWGCLADGAASAAEALTHADAQPPPDLLLLDYRLGESTGFELGTQLEAKWKRLPPVVLMSADADPTLRPRAAERDWHFLPKPLKPAALRALASRLVGRGE
- a CDS encoding dicarboxylate/amino acid:cation symporter, whose protein sequence is MKKSGSHFYLWVVGAIVLGGLIGHFFPEFGVKLKPLGDGFIALIKMLIGPIIFLTVVLGIAGVADVKKVGRVGVKAILYFEVVSTIALLIGLLVVNTLKPGVGFNADPAKLDPALVAKATDYAHKAEQQSTVDFLLHIIPKTFTDAFTGDGSLLQVLLLAVLFGFSLLHMGKTGEKVMDLLEPLSKVFFGIMSMIMKLAPIGAGAAMAFTIGEFGVGALGPLMKLMGSFYLTCALFVLIVLGLIARFTGFSIIRFIRYIRDELLLVLGTSSSESALVPLMRKLERLGCSKPVVGLVVPSGYSFNLDGTNIYLTMAAIFVAQALGVELTLTQEITLLAVAMLTSKGASGVTGAGFITLAATLHVVPAVPVAGLALILGIDRFMSEARALTNIIGNGVATVVVARWENELDRDKLNRELLNPPSATDLDADLPSDHHAPLADKA
- a CDS encoding malate dehydrogenase, whose product is MKTPVRVAVTGAAGQIGYSLLFRIASGEMLGKDQPVILQLLELPLEKAQAALKGVIMELEDCAFPLLAGIVGTDDAEVAFKDADIALLVGARPRGPGMERKDLLLENAKIFTAQGAALNKVASRNVKVLVVGNPANTNAYIAMKSAPDLPAKNFTAMLRLDHNRALSQLAAKAGVAVGDIENLIVWGNHSPTMYPDYRFAKAGGASLKDKINDAAWNADTFIPQVGKRGAAIIEARGLSSAASAANAAIDHIRDWVLGSDGKWVTMGVPSDGSYGIPEGVMYGVPVITANGEYTRVEGLEVDEFSRKAMDKTLAELEEERAGVAHLLG
- a CDS encoding pyridoxal phosphate-dependent aminotransferase codes for the protein MPQLARRIGRAKPSAIMQVAEKAKRLKAEGRDIISFSIGVPNFLPGDHVYAAVREALAKDSGQYGSNRGADALLDAFIEHMGKVGLTGYGRVNCATGIGAKHVIYNIAEALLDEGDTIVFPTPYWTSYLDIAEIVNAKIDLLPCPASQDYKLTPEQLDAALAKKPRVFLFNNPSNPTGMVYSKEEIDALAAVLVKYPDTWVITDDIYNRMVFDGLGYHNFVHSRPELRDRVIFIDSLSKTYGMPGWRVGFMAGPEAVAQAVTTMNSNHITNVPEIVTAAAVAALSGPQDVPTQKCAEFQAKRDQVMAVMNAIPGVVCPRPQGAFYVFPDISVAFGKTHQPSGLKIGNDMDLCNALLETKGVACVPGSAFGEPRALRISYTCPTPQLAPGLQRFQEFFAELA